Genomic DNA from Equus caballus isolate H_3958 breed thoroughbred chromosome 10, TB-T2T, whole genome shotgun sequence:
aggtgtggggagggggatTGGCCTCCGAAGGCTGCACTGATGACAACAGAAAAGACTCTTGTGTTGAGGGATGGGTCTTTTGGGCGTCCGCTTCTGAGTCTGTCGCTATCAGCCTGCCCTTGAGCAATGAACTTtctctctgcgcctcagttttctctcttgtaAAACAGGAATGATTATCTGTTACTTCTCAGGGTAATTAAATAAAACCATGTATGAAAGTACCAAGCATCCTCATGGCTTTGCACGGACAGTATGTAATACGTGGGAGctaatgctattattatttcGCATGTTGAACTCCTTTCTGTAGCTCTGAAATTCTTTAGGGCCTTAAACTCAGGCAatcaggcattaaaaaaaaaaaaaggactttagGGTTGCCATGTAATCGCTCTGGAGGTCCCTGAATCTCCACCACCCCTTCCCTGGCTCAGATCTCACTCTTCCTCATCTGGATTGCAGCACCAGCCTCCCTAGTCTCTCAGCTTCCACTGTCTATCCGGCCAACATGCGCAGACAGATCTTTCTAAAACTCGGATCTGATCTCATCCAGCTTAAAACCCTTCCCCGCCTCTGTCTTGACTCAAGACAAAAATCTCAACTCCGGGGCTGCCATTCGAAGCCCTTCCTGATTCAGTGCCCACCAagctctccagcctcatttcgGACCATTTTGTGCTCCAGCCAAACACAACATGTCATACCCTCGTTAAAGTCCTCGCAGTTTGGGACTCCGGGTGCTGGGTCTTCTGCTGTTCCAGCTGCTCAGAGTAACCTTTGCTATGGAAGCTGGCCATTTTTTCAGGACTGATTTCCTCTAGAAAGCAACCTCTAACTCCTGCCCACTTCCAGCTCCCAGGCTGAGAGATGCACACCCctgcttttctcctttgctgCCTTCAGGCACTAGTTTCAGAGGAATCCTTCTAAAGCCCTCACATAATAGTGTCCTGCCTAGCTCAAAACTCTCCCAAGACACCTGCAGCACAAGGTCCAAGTTCCTCAGTCTAGTACCTGTTGATGTGTCCAGCCAGCACATTATGCTGTGCACATTATGCTTAGTCACTTTATGCTGCCCTGGCTGCGTACGTTATGCTTAGTCACTCTGAAAGACGAGTAGTTCTGCAGGCTTTTTCAGTcctggctgaatagtattccatggaaTGCATATACCACATATAATTTATCCATGTATTAAATATTGATGGCCATTTGGgtcatttctactttttggctattatgaataatgctgctctgagcATTCATGcctaagtttttgtgtgaacacgtgTTTTCAGTTTTGTTGGATACATATGTAGCAGTGGAatggctaggtcatatggtaacttttaACTTTATGTTGAACTTTTTGAGAAAATgcaccattttgccttcccaccagcagtgtatgaaggttccaattttCCCACATCCTCATCAAATTCTAGTGTCTTTGGGTTTGCCAAACAGCTTTTTCCTTCACGTTCTGCAGCGTGGACCCCCACTTGGATTCCAGGCCCTCAAGTACACATGACCTCTGGAAGCACCCACCTCATCCACCCAGCTTCCTTTTCTCGCCCTTTCTATCATGTCTGCTTCCCAGGTTCTTGATAAGTGCATTAGGCGGAACCCTTAGGTGGGGCAGTTTTGGACTCTATTCACTATCAGAAACTCAGGTGCTAAGATGGAGATTGTGTATCTTTCCCCTCTTTACTGTTTCCacagattgaatgtttgtgtcccctcaaatttcatatgttgaaacctagtccccagtgtgatgatattaacaggtggggcctttgggaagtaattactTCATGTAggtggagccctcacgaatgggattagtgcccttataaaagagacctcacagagctccctcactccttctgcTGTGTGAGGTTATAGTGAAAAGATGGCCAtgtatgaaccaggaagcagggcCTCAGCAGACACTGAATCCGCCAGCTCCTTGATCTTGtactctccagcctccagaaccgtgagaaataaatgtctgttgtttataagctacccagtccgTGGTGTTCTGTTATAGCTGCCCAAATGGACTAGGACAGCTGTGTAACATGAGCAAGTTGTTTAGCTTTCCCAGACCTCATtttccccagccctcccagcctcctACCTGGCTATTGAGAATGAAAGATCTTCAACTTAGAAATGGGGGAAATATTTCAATagatatttcacaaaataagATATTAAAGTGGTCAATAAACACAGGAAAGGGTTCCACATCATTAGGCATGAGGGAGGCATGCAATGAGACACCACCGTCTCACTAGAATGGCCAAAAATAAAAGGACTTTCAATATGAAGTGTTGAGGAGggtgtggagcaactggaacacacacacactgctgacaggaatgtaaactggtacagacaCTTAGACAATTGTTAATACCTGCTAAAGCTAAGCAGATGTCTACTCTAGGACCCAGCACTTCCATTCCCAGGTATATATCCAGGAGAAATGAGTGCTTATGTCCACCAAAGGGCATGTGCAAGAATACTCCTAGCAGTTTTATTCTAATACATCAAACCTCCAaacaagtgtccatcaacagttaaaaaaagagaaggaaatggtaGAATAGTGATACAATAGAATCTGCACAACAATGGGAGAAAAACTACTGATATACAACAGCATGTGTGAGCTCATAGACATAATGTTGAGCGAAAGAAGTCAGACTCAAAAGAGTACCCACAATACAATGATGTTTACATGAGGTTTAAAAACAAGCCAAGGTAATCTTTGGGAATGgaaatcagaatagtggttactctTGGTGGGGGTTAATGATGAATGGGAAATATGAAGGATCCTTCTGGAATGCTGGTTATATGGCTATGTACAAATGCAAAAATTCATTTGTAGCCTAGGAATTTTGTACTTTAATTTATGTAACTTTCATgtcaatatatagaaataaaatgggGAGGGGAAGCACGGTGGCCTCTAcatgacagatggggaaactgatgtCACAGTGCTTCTCAGATTCGCCTGGAGAGGTTTGAGGTCTGATTGTTTTGAGACCAGAATCTGGATCCAATCATTTATAAGCTGCCTCATCAAAATCTGATGTTTGCCCCAAAGTCCTGATGGGACGCCTAATCCTTCGAGACACTGGGCACCGAGGCAAGAAGGCGGCTCTTCATGAATTCACAGGGCTCCACGTGGTTGGGAACTCAGAGTCCCCACCTTCTGGTTTCGCCTTGTCTCTCCTTGCCGGCACCCACAGCCGGAACGCGGTTGATCAGCCCTAGACAGCTCGCTTGAGGGCTGGAAGATCGACCCCTTCTGAGGCCTCTGTTTCACACTCAGGCAACTCTTTCCTTAAGGAAGCTGTCTATCATTCTCCACCTAAATTTTCTTCCAGGCCCCCTGTAGCCCTCTGGGGCCACAGAACAATGTCCCTAAAACGAAGATCTTGGGATGAGAAAGTGTGAAGACTTCCCCAACTTTGGGTTGTAATTCTGGGTCTGCCATACACTCGCTGTGGGACCATCAACATttcactgaacctctctgggcctcagtttccctgtctgcgAAACACTGGGGCTGAATTTGAGACACTAAAGATTATTTGGCCGAATAATCTTGGAAATTCTAGTTTCGGCCTACATAAGGCTCTTTAGTGACCCTACATGCATCCCTGCCCGACTTTGAATTTTGGTCTCTTGCTTCTCCCAGGGGCCGAGGTGGGCGAGACGTTTCAATATTTTGGTCTTTGTCGCCCCCACGAGGCCTGGGAGAGTTCCTTGTTGCAGCAAGTGTCCAATGAAGACAAGATTTGTCGCCTCTAAGACGGATGAAGGCAGGGACTGCTTGCGTCTGGTTCGCCCACGCTTTTGTCCCCTGAAATTAGCATACAGGAgacacttaaatatttattgaatgaatgactgggATTCAGGTCGGCGGAACACAAAGCTGTGGGAACCTTTCCTTCAAGGGTGTGTGTTTCCACCCGGAAGGCTTTCACGCGAACACCGCCCCCCACTCCTTACTGGTCGGAGCCGGGTGGTCCCTTCGGGGTGCCCAGGTGGTCAAGTCCCACCGCCTCCCGCGTCCGGGAACAGCCTCCTGGGCGGCCGCTCCTCATTCCGCTCGGGCAGAAGGGGCCCTGCTGGGCGTAGGGTCCTGGAGCGCGAGGACGGAGCGCTGAGAGGGAGGGCCCCCGGAGCGTTTGGGGCGATGCTCGGTCGGGCGTCCGGGGGGCGCGGGAAAGGCCGGAGCCGGCTGAACCTCTGGGGGGACGATTGGGGAGGACCCGCGGAGCACAGAAGGGGCGGAAACCGGGAGGCCTCCGTGGGCCTTGGAGGGACGGCGGGGAGTGCCCGCCTCGCTAGATTGCTGAGAGGATTCAGCGCGGCCCTGGATACGAACAGGGCGTATAAACCGAAGTTTGGGGGACGCAGTAGTTGGTCGTagatgaagctggagagagagagatcgcTGAGGGCCGAGACGTTTGTCTGCTAGCGGCGGAGGCTGGGGCGGGGTCCCGGGCGGCACGAGCAGGGGCGCAGTGTCCCACACCGTAAGTGCGGACGGAGACGCCGGGACGGGTCCCCGCGGCGGGCGGGTCAGTGCGGGTGGGAGCGTGGGACGGCGGCTGGGGCGGACGGCGAGAGGCCTGGAGCGCCCGGCTCGGGTTTTAACCGCAGGCGGAGCCGTGCGAGGATCCTACACGGGGCAGGTGTTAGAAGGATCCTCCTGGAGCTGGTGGCCTGGTGAGGTGGCATGTCGGAGACACCCAGGCAGCTTGGGAGGTGAGGACGCACAGGGTTCCAGAAGGCCGAGGAGGAGGCCGCCAGCAGAGGCCGGGGGAAGGGCTCCAGGTGGAGGAAAAAGTGAGCCTCTGCACCCAGAGCCGCTCCAGGTCAGGGTCTGGTCAGGGGGCTGCGAGATGCCGTGTGTGGTTGGAGCACAGGAGTGGGAGGTGAGGTGAAGGGGCCACCTCACGACGGCCTCAAATCCCAGGCAAAGGAACCTGGGGACTTGGGTCCTGAGGGTGATGGGGCCATGACAAGGGTTTGAATGGTGCAGAGGTTGCACGTGACACAGCTGTGAGGAGAGTCTCTGCCGGGCCAGTGTGTGAGGGGAGCTGGAGGCCAGGCTACCGGAGCAGGCTGGTCCAGGGGCCCGGGTGCAGAGGAAGGGGCCACAGCTGGGGCTTGGGGAACGGAGGAGAGCATATGGCTCTGAGAAGGTTTCAGGATGACGGAGGGACAGAACTCGGTGCCTGTCAAGCTTTGAGGAGTGAGGAGGGGGGAGGAAATGAGGTCCTGCACTTATGCGGGTGTGGGGCTTCATCATCATCATGTCCCAGGAGAGAAGCTGGGTCttttttggggagaggaggagataaTGCTTCATTTTTGGACAGGATGATTgaattccttcattcattcaaccaatattgaATTGAGTCCCTACCCTCTCCCAAGACCTTTGCTAGATTCTGAGGATAGAGTGTTGACCAGGACAGAGCTCCCTGCCTTCGTGGAGAGCAAGAAAGGCAGTAAAAGTGCAAATCACTAAATGAGCAAGACCATCATGGACTGCCAAATGGGATgcgaaagaaagaaacagactgAGGAGGCACAGCAGGGTGCCACCTACTCCACCTCTCACGCAATCCGCAAAGCTTCAGTGAGGAAGAagtatttgagctgagacctgaatggcCAGAAAGCATCCGCCCTTGTGAGGGGTTGAAAGGAACATTCCAGAGAGGGGACAGCAAGCACAAAGGCCCTGGAGATGGGAGAGTTTGGCAGGGCAGCCCTGTGGTGatgggggccagggagggccgGCAGCTGGGACCAGTCCACACAGGCTGAAGGGCTTCtgggttttattctaagtgcagCGAGGAGGGTTTTAAGGATGACAGGGAATGACAGGATTCTGTGCGTTTACAAAATATGTTGCTGCAATATTGGCATAGAGAGAAGTtactggaggaggcagggggtGGTGGGAGGCTGTCACTGTAAGCCGGGGGCAAACCATGTTTTGCACTGGGGTGGTGGCAGTGGGCTGAAGTGTGAGGTGCTTGCAGACCGTGGTTGCGAGCACAGGGGTCAGGCAGAAACAGGTGCTGTCCTGGCTCTCCCACCTGTGGATGTGCGACCCCCGGTGAGTCACATGATCTCTCCCAGCTTccgtctcctcatctataaaataggggtCCTCATGGCTTCTGACTCATAGGTCTGCTCTGAGGACGAGGTGCATTTAGCAATGGCTGGCaccatagtaagtgctcaataaatgttggtcaTTGTGGTCATTATTTCCAGGGATGcgcatggggtggggtgggtgtggCTGTCATGGATGCAGCCAGTTACTATTTGGGTCTGAAACTCAAGAAATGGATCTGGGCAGGAGACTCATATTGGGTAGTTGGCTGTGTCGACCAGGATCAGTGTTGCCCCCtgggggacatctggcaatgtctgttGTCACAATGGGGAGAAAGGATGAGGGAGGGGGCTACTGGCATCCGGAGGGTAGAGGCCAGTGATGCTGGTCAACATCCTATGATGCACAGGATggctccccacaacaaagaatgatctggcccCCCAGTGTCAGtagtgccaaagttgagaaaccaTGGTGTAGACAGAATGGGTAGTTGCCTCTTTAAACTAGGCATACCCTCTCAGTTCCCCAGTCTCTGCTCCCTAAtgtgtgccccccacccccgaccaTGCAATTATGAGAGGAAGAACTCTGGGACAACACTGTCCAGAGGCATTAGAACCTGAGCCAcactaaaaaaagtgaaaagtaactggtgaaattaattttaataacacaCTTTACTTAACCTAGTATACCCAAAgtattatcatttcaaaatatcaatataaaaatcattcaCGAGATAGTTTACACTCTTCTCTTGTCGTTCTAAGTCTTCGGAATCGGGTGTCTTGCATTTACGACGCATCTCAATTCAGACCGGACACATGTCAATTGCTCAAGAGCCACATATGGCCAGTGGCTGCTGTTTGATGGCACAATTCTAGAGGATCTTTAATTTTAGCATAATACCACAATTGTCTGGTCACTTGGGGTTTCTTGAAGGCTTTCTGGAGAATGTTTTCTCAGTTCGAGCTTATTGTTGCCACAtctagagatttttttccccaagtgtgCTGAGGaatttgtgtgtgtacattttttggcttttaaaatattgcccagtaaaacattaaaaaatatcttgtgGTCCAAACCTAATATAATTGTGAGCCCTTTCCAGCCGGTGAACCTCCAGTTTGCAGCTGGGTCAGGGTGCTTTAGGAGCTGTCCCGTGTGGTGGGTAGCTACTAGCTACGTGTGGCTATTTAGACTtaaattaagagaaattaaataacatttaaaattcaggtcttcaggggccggctggtggcgtagtggttaactttgtgctCTCTGCTTAGGCGAcgagggtttgcaggttcagatcccaggtgaggacatacCACCCATCTCAAGCGACGCGGTGGTGGCCTCcgacataaaatagaggaagattggcacagatgttagctcagggccaatcttcgtttCGCATACACACACAATTCAGGTCCTCGGccgcactagccacatttcaagtgcgcAAGAGCCCCACGTGGCTAGTGGCTGTCTCGCTGGACAGCGAGCAGATCATAGAACATCTCCCTCATTGCAGAAAGTTCGACAGCTTTCTAGAACGCAGCTCTGGCCAGCCCGGGATCCTGGGGCTGGGCACGACCGTAacgcctctcctctcccctctgctctcccaggcCACCCTCCCAGAGACGCAGCAGTCCCTCCCGCCCTGCCCAGAGGCCGGCCGCCGGCGGTGTGCAGCGCGCACCGCCTGCTCACGGCCACGCGCGGCGTGCCTGCAAGTTCCCAGCGCGGCCAGAGGACGTGCTCTGGGCGCCCCGAGTGCGGCTCCGCGGGCAGCGGCAGCGCCACAGCGGGTGGCTCTCGACGCTCCAGCCCTTCGGGTGCGTCGCCTGAGGCCGCGCCTTCAAGGGCTCGCGCCACCTGGCGCACCCGGGCGCACGGCTCCCGCACGCCTGCCCGCTCTGCCCGCGCCAGCTTGCAGACCCGGCCTGCGCTTCCCTGCCTCTCTGGGTCCACGCCCCGCACTGGGGCGCTGCCGCCGGTCCTCGGTTTCCCCCTCTGCGCCGCGGGAGCGTTCGTCTCTCCGCGCTCTGTTCCGGGTGCCATCAAGACGGGGCGGCGGCTGCTCCTTGGGCCTCGACTTCCCCATCTGCGCGGTGGGAAATGCCACCCTTCTCCATCTCCGTATCTGGCAACGTCTGgccttctctcagcctcagtttgcCCATTTGCTGGGCAGGAGATCATGGCTGTACCACATCAGAGCCAATGGCTGGTCACTGGACTTCGGTTTCTCCCTTTGCCCCGCCTACAGAACGgtccctccccagctctctgccttGCCGGGCAGGGGGATGCCAGCGGGACGGCCCGGTGGGAACAGGACCAACTCGGCTGCGCCCTTTCCTTGTGCGACTTCGGGCAAAGACAGCCTCGCCTAGCCTCAGTTTATTATCAATCGACCCGTCACAGCGACCGATCTGTCCTGTCGGGGATGCGAGGAGAGCAGGCGACAGGGACGGCCTGCCTCAGTGGTTCCCACGCTCTcgccccccaacccctccccgcggGGCGCTCGTAAAGGCGGGCGGTGGGGTCGGCCGGCTCGGAGGGGTCGGCGGAACTCTCACTGCGGCGCGCGCGTTTCCGGCCGGCGTCTTTTCCCAGGGACGCCGCCGCCCCTCGCgcccccgcgcccgcgccccccgcgcccgcGTCCCCGGCGCCGCCGGCCCGGAGCTCCCGCCAGTCTCGgtcccgccgccgccggcgctcGCGAGGGGAAGCCCGGGCCGCCCGGGACCTCGGCCCGCTCCTCCGGACCCGAGAGGCCGCTGCACCGGGTACGGGGGCcgggatggagggaggagccTGGCTCCGGGACGGCTCGAGgccgggcagggctgggggaggggcgggcggggAAGGAGCCGGGGGGCGCCCGGACCGGCGGGGAGACCGAGATGCCCGCGCGCCTTACAgaagtggggggcgggggggccctGGGGTTACAGGAGGAAGCGGGACAGAGAGGCCGTGCTGGGAATGGcgggggagggatggagagagaaagatgccagatgcacacagaaagaaaggagggagaagggctcCAGAGGCCCTGGCGTATGTAACCGGGAGTGCGAGGAGGCCCCTGAGGGGTACATACAGAAAAAGTAAAGACGTCAGCCGCTTATACGCAGGGACCCTCGGGGGACAGTAGCAGGAGCAAGGTTTGGGGGCCGCGGGGTACCCAGAAGGCAGGCAGTGGAGGAGCCTTAGAGATGTAGACGTGAAACCGAGACGATGGGTTAGGTAGTGGGGCCAGGATGTCGAGACCCGGGGGTGCTGAGCGTAGGAACTGGATGGAGGAGCCCCGAGCGAAAGTGGGGAATTGGGTTAGTGGGGCTCTGGGGGTGTACCTAGAGAGGAAACTAAGAGAGGCCACGGATGTAACTAGCGATGGGGAGGCCCTCAGGGCGCCTAGTGGGGATGGAGAGCTAGGAGGGCGTGGGGGCCAGAGACGGAGGCTGCTGCGGTGGTCCTGCGGGGAGAGGATGCCACCTGAGCCGGGGCTGAGAGGAAGCGACCCAAAGGGCCCGGGTGTGAAACGAGAGGCCGTGAAGatgtaaagaagagaaataaacttgGAGATTGATTGGCTGTTGGGGGCTGGGGTAGGGAGTGGCGGGGTGACGTCCTCCGGTCTGACCTGGCGGCTGAGAGGGGGACCCAGCAGGAACGGCAGGTTAGGGCTGGGATAAGCTGAGGTCAGTTGGAGGCAGCCCCGAAGCATCCGGGTGGAGCCACAGCGATCTGCCCTGGACCCAGTTCCTTTTTGTAGGGGACGTAGGTCAGTGGTACAGAGCAGGTAACAAGCAGTGAGAACGGGGACACTTTCCCCAGGAAGGGGCGATTTTAACTTCTCTTCCCTCCGCCGCTCCCAGCTGCCGctccagatgctgctgctgccgccgcggCCACCCCACCCTCGGTCCTCCTCTCCGGAGGCCATGGACCCACCGCCCCCCAAGACTCCCCCTTTCCCCAAGACGGAAGGCCCTTCCTCTACTCCTTCCTCAGCGGCGGGGCCCCGGCCCCCGCGGCTGGGCCGCCACCTGCTCATCGACGCCAACGGGGTGCCCTACACATACACGgtgcagctggaggaggagcccCGGGGCCCGCCGCAGCGCGAGACACCCCCGGGAGACCCCAGCCCTCGCAAGGGCTACAGCTGCCCGGAGTGCGCCCGTGTCTTTGCCAGCCCTCTGCGGCTGCAGAGCCACCGCGTGTCGCACTCGGACCTCAAGCCCTTCACGTGCGGCGCCTGCGGCAAGGCCTTCAAGCGCTCCAGCCACCTGTCGCGGCACCGCGCCACGCACCGCGCGCGCGCCGGCCCGCCGCACACCTGCCCGCTCTGCCCCCGCCGCTTCCAGGACGCCGCGGAGCTGGCGCAGCACGTGCGCCTCCACTGAGTCCCCGACCCGCCGAGCTGCGCCGCCCTGTGCGGGCCGCCACGCCACTCCCACACACCTCCCTGCCTCTGCTGAGGGTACTGTCTTaccctgggtctcagtttccccatctatccaaagggagagacattccttccttctttccttccctctctccctagcTGTGTGATGTAGACCGAGTCGTTGCCCTTCCCTGGGCCTGGGAGCCAGTCGGAACTGGGTTCCCGGTCCAGCTGTGCTGTGTGAGCCTTTGCAAGTGAcataacctttctgagccttggttttctgcTCGGCAGTGGTGAACGGTTGTCTGCGCGGTAGATTTGACAAGAGCATTGGCACGGTCTGGTTCATTTCTGTATCTGCCCCCTTCCATCCACTACCCTCACTCTTTACTCAATAAACATTCCACACTCCATTTTAGGGCTCTTATTTGTGTGCGGGgcttggggcagcagcagggcTGGGGGGGTGGAGACCGGACCATAAGCGCCTGGGAACCTTCTTCTCGGAGCCTGTTTCTGGCCGGCGCCGTTTCCCGAGGGCCCAGGCGCCCCGCCTCCACCACCCTCCCCGGgaccctcctctctgtcccccgGTCCTCTCTCCCCTACCGGCGCCGCCAGCTCCTGGGGGACACCCAGACGGCCCCGTCCCGTCGGCACCTGCAACCTCGGGGGTAGCCTGGGGCTGTTCCGGAGTCGCCCGGACCCGAGAGGCTGCTGCACCGGGTACGGGGGCCGGGAGGCAGGCGGGAGTCGGGCGCGGGCCGCGGAgaggggcggggccggagcgGGTACCTGCGGGCCGACGGGGGCGCCGCGCGGGGCTCCGGCGAGAAGTCGCAGGGAAAGGCTCAGGCGCCGGGGGTGGCCCCTCGGAGAGCGCCGAGACCCAGGGAGCGCTGGGGGGCGGGTGGGCGTGGACAAGAGAAGCCGGAGGCAGCCGGGCGGGGAGGGGCCCCGAGGAGTtcggggaggtggctgggggcaggggagggcctgGGGGGTCCCAACGTGGCAGCCCGCTTGAGAAGGCCTGCGCCTATATCGAGGGCGTAGAAGAGGCTTCTGGGTGGTGTATGTAGGATGGGCCGACACCCAGACCCGGGTCAGGGCGTAGAGAAGGGAGACAGG
This window encodes:
- the ZNF580 gene encoding zinc finger protein 580 translates to MLLLPPRPPHPRSSSPEAMDPPPPKTPPFPKTEGPSSTPSSAAGPRPPRLGRHLLIDANGVPYTYTVQLEEEPRGPPQRETPPGDPSPRKGYSCPECARVFASPLRLQSHRVSHSDLKPFTCGACGKAFKRSSHLSRHRATHRARAGPPHTCPLCPRRFQDAAELAQHVRLH